From a region of the Deinococcus terrestris genome:
- a CDS encoding ABC transporter permease codes for MTAAWRKLRVLFSTRFAEMVEYRAEVVIWMLSGTLSLVMMLVWMAQAASAPDGKINGYTPAEFASYFLGIWVTGQLLVVWVAWELDVEVRQGTLSPKLLRPLDPMWEHYAAHVAERVVRFPAMLGLVALFAWLAGASFSTDPLHYLAALGLALLGFSARFLYEYTIGLLAFWTESSTSFQELVWLLYAALGGMFAPLAFYPGWVQAVAVWTPFPYMLGLPAQLLAGKASLADAGRGALVLGAWLVVFWFVRLAVWRLGLRKYGAVGA; via the coding sequence ATGACCGCCGCGTGGCGCAAACTCCGCGTCCTCTTCTCCACCCGGTTCGCCGAGATGGTGGAGTACCGCGCTGAGGTCGTGATCTGGATGCTCTCGGGCACCCTCTCGCTGGTGATGATGCTGGTGTGGATGGCGCAGGCGGCGTCGGCCCCGGACGGCAAGATCAACGGGTACACGCCCGCCGAGTTCGCCTCCTACTTCCTGGGCATCTGGGTGACCGGGCAACTGCTGGTGGTGTGGGTGGCGTGGGAACTGGACGTGGAGGTGCGGCAGGGGACCCTCTCGCCCAAGCTGCTGCGTCCGCTGGACCCGATGTGGGAGCACTACGCCGCGCATGTGGCCGAGCGGGTGGTGCGCTTTCCCGCGATGCTGGGGCTGGTGGCCCTCTTCGCGTGGCTGGCGGGGGCGAGCTTCAGCACCGATCCGCTGCACTACCTCGCGGCGCTGGGGCTGGCACTGCTGGGTTTCAGTGCCCGCTTTCTGTACGAGTACACCATCGGGTTGCTGGCCTTCTGGACGGAATCCAGCACCAGCTTTCAGGAACTCGTCTGGCTGCTGTACGCCGCGCTGGGCGGGATGTTCGCGCCGCTCGCCTTCTATCCGGGGTGGGTGCAGGCCGTCGCCGTGTGGACGCCCTTTCCGTACATGCTGGGCCTTCCGGCGCAACTGCTCGCGGGCAAGGCGTCCCTGGCCGACGCCGGGCGTGGGGCGCTGGTGCTGGGCGCGTGGCTGGTCGTGTTCTGGTTCGTGCGGCTGGCCGTGTGGCGGCTGGGGCTGCGGAAGTACGGGGCGGTGGGGGCGTGA
- a CDS encoding ABC transporter permease, whose product MTRYLRLMRLFTGATLSAQLEYRANFVGAILASLGEVGVALLGIGVLFGQPGTDTVGGWTFHEALLVTGFFMLTEGVISVFIQPNMSKIAEAVRTGSMDFTLLKPLDAQFGVSTRHLNVLRVGDLLIGLGLIAYAASHLTLTPGGFAGAAVLYLSAVVIVYCIWLALSTTAFWFVKTQNASELFNGVFGAARFPVTAFPVPIRALLTFVVPVAFITTVPAQALTGTLTPALALASPLVAAAAFVLTRLFWKKAVASYTSASS is encoded by the coding sequence GTGACCCGTTACCTCCGCCTCATGCGCCTCTTCACCGGAGCGACCCTGTCGGCACAGTTGGAATACCGGGCCAACTTCGTCGGGGCGATTCTCGCCAGCCTGGGTGAGGTCGGAGTGGCCCTGCTGGGCATCGGCGTGCTGTTCGGACAGCCGGGCACAGACACGGTGGGCGGGTGGACCTTTCATGAGGCGCTGCTGGTGACGGGCTTTTTCATGCTCACCGAGGGGGTCATCAGCGTGTTTATCCAGCCCAACATGAGCAAGATCGCGGAAGCCGTGCGCACCGGCAGCATGGATTTCACGCTGCTCAAGCCGCTGGACGCGCAGTTCGGGGTCAGCACCCGGCACCTCAACGTGCTGCGGGTCGGCGACCTCCTGATCGGGCTGGGGCTGATCGCCTACGCCGCCTCGCACCTGACGCTGACGCCGGGCGGCTTCGCGGGGGCGGCGGTGCTGTACCTCTCGGCGGTGGTGATCGTGTACTGCATCTGGCTGGCGCTCTCCACGACAGCGTTCTGGTTCGTGAAAACGCAAAACGCGAGCGAGTTATTTAACGGTGTCTTCGGGGCGGCCCGCTTTCCGGTCACGGCCTTTCCGGTGCCCATCCGGGCGCTGCTGACCTTCGTGGTCCCGGTCGCCTTTATCACCACCGTGCCCGCTCAGGCGCTGACGGGCACGCTGACGCCCGCGCTGGCGTTGGCCTCGCCGCTGGTGGCCGCCGCCGCCTTCGTGCTGACGCGGTTGTTCTGGAAGAAGGCCGTGGCGAGCTACACCAGCGCGAGCAGCTAG
- a CDS encoding GNAT family N-acetyltransferase — protein MDEGGRVVGFAQAISDGVLTACIPLLEVLPEHQGRGLGTALMRHLLEQLGHLYAVDLSCDDDVVPFYERLGMRRANAMYLRNYARQNGASEESR, from the coding sequence TTGGACGAGGGCGGGCGCGTGGTCGGCTTCGCGCAGGCGATCAGCGACGGGGTGCTGACGGCCTGCATTCCGCTGTTGGAAGTTCTGCCGGAGCACCAGGGCCGGGGTCTGGGGACCGCGCTGATGCGGCATCTGCTGGAGCAACTCGGACACCTGTACGCGGTGGACCTGAGCTGCGACGACGACGTGGTGCCCTTTTACGAGCGGCTGGGGATGAGGCGGGCGAACGCGATGTACCTGCGGAACTACGCGCGGCAAAACGGGGCGTCGGAGGAAAGCCGCTAA
- a CDS encoding NADH:flavin oxidoreductase/NADH oxidase, with protein MTTPPADAPAPLLFSPLKLRSLTLKNRTVVSPMCMYSAQNGVANDFHLTHLGQFALGGAGLIVTEATAVSPEGRISPEDLGLWTDEQIVPLGHITDFVHRHGSLIGVQLAHAGRKASTYSPWRGRGAVPAELGGWEVIGPDGERFHETYPVPAPMSHDDIRRVVADFAAAARRAVVAGFDAAEIHAAHGYLLHQFLSPLANTRTDEYGGSFENRIRLLLEVVRAVRSAWPMHLPLFVRVSATDWAEGGWDLDQTVQLASLLRFEGVDVLDVSSGGLTTAQRITVGPLYQVPFAARVRAEVPELLTMAVGMIETPEQAEGILQNGDADLVALGRPFLRDPHWPQRAARTLGATPPLPDMYARAGW; from the coding sequence ATGACGACGCCCCCCGCCGACGCCCCGGCTCCCCTGCTGTTCAGCCCCCTGAAGCTCCGCAGCCTGACCCTGAAAAACCGCACCGTCGTCTCGCCCATGTGCATGTACAGCGCTCAGAACGGGGTGGCGAACGACTTTCACCTCACGCACCTGGGGCAGTTCGCGCTGGGCGGCGCCGGGCTGATCGTCACCGAGGCGACCGCCGTCTCACCCGAGGGCCGCATCAGCCCCGAGGACCTGGGCCTGTGGACCGACGAGCAGATCGTGCCGCTGGGCCACATCACCGACTTCGTGCACCGCCACGGCTCATTGATCGGCGTGCAGCTCGCGCACGCGGGGCGCAAGGCGAGCACCTACTCGCCCTGGCGCGGGCGCGGCGCGGTGCCCGCCGAGCTGGGTGGCTGGGAGGTTATTGGGCCGGACGGCGAGCGTTTCCACGAGACATACCCGGTGCCTGCCCCCATGTCCCACGACGACATCCGCCGGGTGGTCGCCGACTTCGCGGCGGCGGCGCGGCGGGCGGTCGTGGCGGGCTTCGACGCCGCAGAGATTCACGCGGCGCACGGCTACCTGCTGCATCAGTTCCTCTCACCGCTGGCGAACACCCGCACCGACGAGTACGGCGGGTCCTTCGAGAACCGCATCCGGTTGCTGCTGGAGGTCGTCCGCGCCGTGCGCTCGGCGTGGCCGATGCACCTGCCCCTCTTCGTGCGCGTGAGTGCCACCGACTGGGCCGAGGGCGGCTGGGACCTCGACCAGACCGTGCAGCTCGCCTCGCTGCTGCGCTTCGAGGGCGTGGACGTGCTGGACGTGAGCAGCGGGGGCCTGACCACCGCGCAGCGCATCACCGTGGGGCCGCTCTATCAGGTGCCCTTCGCCGCCCGTGTCCGGGCCGAGGTGCCCGAGCTGCTCACGATGGCGGTCGGGATGATCGAGACCCCCGAGCAGGCCGAGGGCATTCTCCAGAATGGCGACGCCGACCTCGTGGCGCTGGGCCGCCCCTTCCTGCGCGATCCCCACTGGCCGCAGCGGGCCGCCCGCACCCTGGGCGCGACGCCGCCGCTGCCCGACATGTATGCGCGGGCCGGGTGGTAA
- a CDS encoding VanW family protein, whose amino-acid sequence MTPPFILRRGAGRLALLAGALLLTAGQAPPVSPGVDRELRPQPLRLKVVAPEPVLSGGVVRSRDVVQTHTLTLSAQERRRLREGQVTGDLAVRLEGLYARIEARQPRDARFVREGGSWVAQARTGWAVRRGPTAERVRAALLAGQVEATVALRLLPPERTVAGLHSRGVTTHLTTGQSSFAGSPDFRVHNIRVGAQRFQGLWLEPGTVLDFNRTVGRIAADRGFVPGYVITGASLTMEPGGGICQVSTTVFRAGYQAGLEVVERHQHSHHVAYYDPPGFEATVYAPTKNLRLRNDTAAPLLMQVEWNLEAGTLEVHLFGAPPDREVTVSAPQVRTTALAPAPSFVADPALRPGEARRLDMPAAGMNTQIVRRITRRGQTTTDRTSSQYRAWGGMFAVAPGDERLR is encoded by the coding sequence ATGACTCCCCCTTTCATCCTGCGGCGCGGGGCCGGGCGGCTGGCCCTCCTCGCAGGCGCCCTGCTGCTGACCGCCGGACAGGCCCCCCCGGTGTCGCCCGGCGTGGACCGGGAGCTGCGGCCCCAGCCCCTGCGCCTGAAGGTCGTGGCGCCAGAACCAGTCCTGAGTGGCGGGGTGGTCCGGTCCCGTGACGTCGTGCAGACCCACACCCTCACCCTCAGTGCCCAGGAACGGCGCAGGCTACGCGAGGGTCAGGTGACGGGCGACCTCGCCGTGCGGCTGGAAGGACTGTATGCCCGCATCGAGGCGCGGCAGCCCCGCGACGCCCGTTTCGTGCGGGAGGGCGGATCGTGGGTGGCGCAGGCGCGGACCGGGTGGGCGGTGCGGCGGGGTCCCACTGCCGAGCGGGTCCGGGCAGCGCTGCTCGCGGGGCAAGTGGAGGCGACGGTCGCCCTGCGCCTCCTGCCACCCGAGCGCACGGTGGCCGGGCTGCACTCGCGCGGGGTAACCACGCACCTGACGACCGGGCAGTCCAGTTTCGCGGGCAGTCCCGACTTCCGGGTTCACAACATCCGGGTGGGGGCGCAGCGCTTTCAGGGGCTGTGGCTGGAACCGGGCACGGTGCTGGACTTCAACCGGACCGTGGGGCGCATCGCGGCGGACCGGGGCTTCGTGCCGGGCTACGTCATCACCGGGGCGAGCCTGACGATGGAACCCGGCGGCGGCATCTGTCAGGTCAGCACGACCGTCTTCCGGGCGGGGTACCAGGCGGGGCTGGAGGTCGTCGAGCGCCACCAGCACTCGCACCACGTCGCCTACTACGACCCGCCGGGCTTCGAGGCGACCGTCTACGCCCCAACCAAAAATCTGCGCCTGCGCAACGACACCGCCGCGCCGCTGCTGATGCAGGTGGAGTGGAATCTGGAGGCCGGGACGCTGGAAGTCCACCTGTTCGGGGCGCCCCCCGACCGCGAGGTCACGGTGTCCGCGCCGCAGGTGCGGACCACAGCGCTGGCTCCCGCTCCCAGCTTCGTGGCGGACCCCGCCCTGCGCCCCGGCGAGGCCCGGCGCCTCGACATGCCTGCCGCCGGGATGAACACGCAGATCGTCCGCCGCATCACCCGGCGGGGCCAGACCACAACCGACCGCACGAGCAGCCAGTACCGGGCGTGGGGGGGCATGTTCGCGGTCGCGCCCGGAGACGAGCGGCTGCGCTGA
- a CDS encoding fasciclin domain-containing protein, which translates to MKQRLMWISTILLLASPAVAGGGQSVPAGNTIAAIVSNDPNFSTLLAAVQAAGLTQTLAQPGPYTVFAPTNAAFAKIPADQLQALLNNPAQLRAVLLYHVVPGRVTAAQVTRLSSARTVQGANVNISASGGTVQINDATVTRADVRASNGIIHVVDTVLLPPN; encoded by the coding sequence GTGAAGCAGCGCCTGATGTGGATCAGCACCATCCTTCTGCTCGCCTCGCCCGCCGTCGCGGGAGGCGGCCAGAGCGTGCCTGCGGGCAACACCATCGCCGCGATCGTCTCGAACGATCCCAACTTCAGCACGCTGCTCGCGGCGGTGCAGGCCGCCGGGCTCACGCAAACGCTGGCGCAGCCCGGCCCCTACACGGTCTTCGCCCCCACGAACGCGGCCTTTGCCAAGATTCCCGCCGACCAGCTTCAGGCCCTGCTGAACAACCCCGCGCAGCTCCGCGCCGTGCTGCTCTACCACGTCGTGCCCGGCCGGGTGACCGCCGCGCAGGTAACGCGCCTCAGCAGCGCCCGCACCGTGCAGGGCGCCAACGTGAACATCAGCGCCAGCGGCGGCACGGTGCAGATCAATGACGCGACCGTCACCCGCGCGGACGTGCGGGCCAGCAACGGCATCATCCACGTCGTGGACACGGTGCTTCTTCCCCCCAACTGA
- a CDS encoding ABC transporter ATP-binding protein, with protein MPRVTRVPSALPPALEAREVRHGFGNQTVLHGVSLAVQPGEVVAVSGPSGSGKSTLLHLLGGLDTPQGGEVWWAGERVDTLNTQARARRRAGRVGLVFQHHYLLEDLSVLDNVRVPALLSGDGGEERARGLLERVGLADRGRDLPGVLSGGERQRVALARALVTRPAVVLADEPTGSLDRANADRVAELLLGLAREEGSGVLLVTHDERQAGRADRALHLLDGRIGEEQEELGHPAS; from the coding sequence GTGCCGCGCGTGACCCGCGTCCCTTCGGCCCTGCCCCCCGCCCTGGAAGCCCGCGAGGTCCGGCACGGCTTCGGGAACCAGACCGTGTTGCACGGCGTCTCGCTGGCGGTGCAGCCGGGCGAGGTCGTGGCCGTCTCGGGGCCGTCGGGCAGCGGCAAGAGCACGCTGCTGCATCTACTGGGCGGGCTGGACACCCCGCAGGGCGGCGAGGTGTGGTGGGCGGGCGAGCGGGTGGACACGCTGAACACCCAGGCGCGGGCGCGGCGGCGGGCCGGGCGGGTGGGCTTGGTCTTTCAGCACCATTATCTGCTGGAGGACCTCAGCGTGCTGGACAACGTGCGGGTACCCGCGCTGCTGAGTGGCGACGGGGGCGAGGAGCGGGCGCGGGGGCTGCTGGAGCGCGTCGGCCTCGCGGACCGGGGGCGCGACCTCCCCGGCGTCCTCTCGGGCGGCGAGCGGCAGCGGGTGGCCCTGGCCCGTGCGCTGGTGACCCGCCCCGCCGTCGTGCTGGCCGACGAGCCGACCGGAAGCCTCGACCGAGCGAACGCCGACCGGGTGGCCGAACTGCTGCTCGGCTTAGCGCGGGAGGAGGGCTCCGGCGTCCTGCTCGTCACCCACGACGAGCGGCAGGCGGGGCGGGCAGACCGGGCGCTGCACCTGCTCGACGGGCGAATCGGGGAGGAGCAGGAAGAACTCGGCCACCCCGCCTCCTGA
- a CDS encoding Crp/Fnr family transcriptional regulator — translation MSLLDELRTSPLFRDVPEAAVHEAAGIVTPRLFRRGELIVEQDAQGEALHLITRGVVRVSRVSVGGRERVLGDLYAPGVIGETAVLARQERSASVRALEEVRTLMLYRSHFELILRQHPGVLWNLAEMLARRVTLLNDELIAFGLNTEAALAHVFGNLHAVRVAAGVPRPEVLPLTTTDIMARTSSSRETVVRVLRRMEAQGLLKVGAQSVTLLNPAALDQVSLEAADVD, via the coding sequence ATGTCGCTTCTGGACGAGTTGAGAACTTCGCCGCTGTTCCGCGACGTGCCGGAGGCCGCGGTGCACGAGGCCGCCGGAATCGTGACGCCCCGCCTCTTCCGGCGCGGTGAACTGATCGTCGAACAGGACGCCCAGGGCGAGGCGCTGCACCTCATCACGCGCGGGGTGGTGCGGGTCAGCCGCGTCAGCGTGGGGGGCCGCGAGCGCGTGCTGGGCGACCTCTACGCGCCGGGCGTGATCGGGGAGACGGCGGTGCTGGCCCGGCAGGAGCGCAGCGCGTCCGTGCGGGCGCTGGAGGAGGTCCGCACCCTGATGCTCTACCGCAGCCACTTCGAGCTGATCTTGCGCCAGCACCCCGGCGTGCTGTGGAACCTCGCGGAGATGCTGGCCCGCCGGGTCACCCTGCTGAACGACGAGCTGATCGCCTTCGGGCTGAACACGGAGGCGGCCCTCGCCCACGTGTTTGGCAACCTCCACGCGGTCCGGGTGGCGGCGGGCGTGCCGCGCCCGGAGGTGCTGCCCCTGACCACCACCGACATCATGGCCCGCACCAGCAGCAGCCGCGAGACAGTGGTGCGGGTGCTGCGGCGCATGGAGGCTCAGGGCCTGCTCAAGGTAGGGGCGCAGAGCGTGACCCTGCTCAACCCGGCGGCGCTCGATCAGGTGTCGCTGGAGGCGGCGGACGTGGACTGA
- a CDS encoding class I SAM-dependent rRNA methyltransferase, with the protein MTKASRLASVTLKPGAVRRLSGRYPFGHAGDIGEAGPGIGAGEVVDVRAPDGSLVGRGYFNPQGATPLRMLTWTPGEAIDLTFYRSRVRAALARREGRIVGTDARRVLYAEADGLPGVVADQFGDVLSVQFRNAGVERHRDLILRALREETGATSAFERSDTGERRREGLELRTGVLWGDVPERVTFHEDDLSLHFSPFDAQKTGFFLDQRDNRRLMRSLVQPGEGFLDVYSYTGGFSLHAARAGAKPVALDKDQAALGVLEREARENGVQVGVRWGDAIETLTTLEREKRTFGAAVLDPPTLAKRKEDVPRAKRIFTDGTARALRMLRPSGHLLVSTCAHYIRVDDLLDAARVAAGEAGCGAEVVAITYQPADHPHLLSVPESLYLKSVLLKKEA; encoded by the coding sequence ATGACGAAGGCGAGCAGGTTGGCAAGCGTGACCCTGAAGCCGGGGGCGGTGCGGCGCCTCTCGGGGCGCTACCCCTTCGGGCACGCGGGGGACATCGGGGAGGCGGGGCCGGGCATCGGGGCGGGCGAGGTCGTGGACGTGCGGGCACCGGACGGGTCGCTGGTCGGGCGCGGATATTTCAACCCGCAGGGGGCGACGCCGCTGCGGATGCTGACGTGGACGCCGGGCGAGGCCATCGACCTCACCTTCTACCGCTCGCGGGTGCGGGCGGCGCTGGCCCGGCGCGAGGGCCGTATCGTGGGCACCGATGCACGCCGCGTCCTGTACGCCGAGGCGGACGGACTGCCCGGCGTGGTGGCCGACCAGTTCGGGGACGTGCTGAGCGTGCAGTTCCGGAATGCGGGGGTGGAGCGTCACCGCGACCTGATCCTGCGGGCGCTGCGCGAGGAGACGGGTGCGACCTCGGCTTTCGAGCGCAGTGACACGGGCGAGCGCCGCCGCGAGGGGCTGGAGTTGCGGACGGGCGTGCTGTGGGGCGACGTGCCCGAGCGCGTGACGTTCCATGAGGATGACCTCTCGCTGCACTTCTCCCCCTTTGACGCGCAGAAGACGGGCTTTTTTCTGGACCAGCGCGACAACCGGCGGCTGATGCGTTCGCTGGTTCAGCCCGGCGAGGGCTTTCTGGACGTGTATTCGTACACCGGGGGCTTCAGCCTGCACGCGGCGCGGGCGGGAGCGAAACCCGTCGCGCTGGACAAGGACCAGGCCGCGCTGGGGGTGCTGGAGCGCGAGGCCCGCGAGAACGGCGTGCAGGTCGGCGTGCGCTGGGGAGACGCCATAGAAACGCTGACCACGCTGGAGCGCGAGAAACGGACCTTCGGGGCGGCGGTGCTGGACCCGCCCACCCTCGCCAAGCGCAAGGAGGACGTGCCCCGCGCCAAACGCATTTTCACCGACGGCACCGCCCGCGCCCTGCGGATGCTGCGGCCCAGCGGTCACCTGCTGGTGAGCACCTGCGCCCACTACATCCGGGTGGACGACCTGCTCGACGCGGCGAGGGTCGCGGCGGGCGAGGCCGGGTGCGGCGCGGAGGTCGTGGCGATCACCTACCAGCCTGCCGACCACCCCCACCTGCTCAGCGTGCCGGAAAGCCTGTACCTGAAGAGTGTGCTGCTGAAGAAAGAGGCGTAA
- a CDS encoding alpha/beta hydrolase family protein has product MEQFAGFVVGGQRVYGMLHVPEEHSLGGGRPAQGWPSVVMLHGFTGNRSGDHRLLPLFSRYLAARGVASLRFDFRGSGESEGDFSEMTVAREVEDAEAAFVYLRGLPMLDPERVMLLGFSMGGLVAALAAGGVRPHRLALWAPALPELWLPLLRGGYAPPVIRDYGGWPLGREFLLEMPRVQPLEAAARWGGVARVFHGDADTVCPPEFGVRYAQALGCDAVAIPGANHTFDSLEAVELLYRETGRFLTGG; this is encoded by the coding sequence ATGGAACAGTTCGCGGGGTTCGTGGTGGGAGGTCAGCGGGTCTACGGGATGCTGCACGTCCCGGAGGAACACAGCCTGGGGGGCGGACGCCCGGCGCAGGGCTGGCCCAGCGTGGTGATGCTGCACGGGTTTACCGGCAACCGGAGCGGCGACCACCGCCTGCTGCCGCTGTTCTCGCGGTATCTGGCGGCGCGGGGGGTGGCCTCGCTGCGGTTCGACTTCCGGGGCAGCGGTGAGTCGGAGGGGGACTTCTCCGAGATGACGGTCGCCCGCGAGGTGGAGGACGCGGAAGCCGCCTTCGTCTACTTGCGCGGCCTGCCCATGCTCGACCCCGAGCGGGTGATGCTGCTCGGCTTTTCCATGGGCGGCCTCGTCGCGGCCCTCGCCGCCGGGGGGGTGCGGCCCCACCGCCTCGCGCTGTGGGCGCCCGCGCTGCCGGAGCTGTGGCTTCCGCTGCTGCGCGGCGGCTACGCGCCCCCAGTCATCCGCGACTACGGCGGCTGGCCGCTGGGCCGCGAGTTCCTGCTGGAGATGCCCCGCGTGCAGCCGCTGGAGGCCGCCGCCCGCTGGGGAGGGGTGGCCCGCGTCTTTCACGGCGACGCCGACACGGTTTGCCCGCCCGAATTCGGGGTCCGCTACGCCCAGGCCCTCGGCTGCGACGCGGTGGCGATTCCCGGCGCCAACCACACCTTCGACTCGCTGGAGGCGGTGGAGCTGCTGTACCGGGAGACGGGGCGCTTTCTGACCGGCGGATAG
- a CDS encoding cytochrome P450, whose product MTTDPTPRCPFHEPERKTAFGAEHDPGIDLQGDVWHLRSYAAVKAVLRDSERVRQGATTDNVLVTRLRPAVIFQDGAEHREQRTAIARFFTPKTVQDKHHAFIDHLTERLMVRLTRAGRADLSDLSMELSVEVAARVVGLTDSLQPGMDRRIDELLSGGGVNAEDDGDLAGRIRRALEQSRGLWKMSSFYRVDVRPAIRARRQKPQEDVISHLLGQGYNDLEILVECLTYATAGMVTTREFISVAAWHLLENEELRREYLAGDRTERHRILHEILRLEPVASTLWRRAEQDVTLEHGGVTHRIPAGARMILDIRTANADPAVVGEEPLTLCPHRPLPGGVQAQALSFGDGAHRCPGAFLAIHESDVFLHRLLSLPLRIVGTPELTFNEMLMSYEVRDFTVEVQS is encoded by the coding sequence ATGACGACCGACCCCACACCCCGTTGCCCCTTCCACGAACCTGAGCGCAAAACCGCGTTTGGTGCCGAGCACGACCCTGGGATCGACCTTCAGGGAGACGTGTGGCACCTGCGCTCCTACGCGGCCGTAAAGGCCGTGCTGCGCGACAGCGAGCGCGTACGCCAGGGGGCGACCACCGACAACGTGTTGGTGACCCGGTTGCGCCCGGCCGTGATCTTTCAGGACGGCGCGGAGCACCGCGAGCAGCGCACCGCTATCGCCCGGTTCTTCACGCCCAAGACCGTGCAGGACAAGCACCACGCCTTCATCGACCACCTGACCGAGCGCCTGATGGTGCGGCTGACGCGGGCGGGCCGGGCCGACCTGAGTGACCTGAGCATGGAACTCTCGGTCGAGGTCGCCGCCCGCGTGGTGGGCCTGACCGATTCGCTCCAGCCTGGCATGGACCGCCGCATCGACGAACTGCTCTCGGGTGGCGGCGTGAATGCAGAAGACGACGGTGACCTGGCAGGCCGCATCCGCCGCGCCCTGGAGCAGTCACGGGGCCTGTGGAAGATGTCGAGCTTCTACCGCGTGGACGTGCGGCCCGCGATTCGGGCCAGGCGCCAGAAACCCCAGGAGGACGTGATCAGCCACCTGCTGGGCCAGGGGTACAACGACCTCGAGATTCTGGTGGAATGCCTGACCTACGCGACGGCCGGAATGGTCACCACCCGCGAGTTCATCAGTGTGGCGGCGTGGCACCTGCTGGAAAACGAGGAGCTGCGGCGCGAGTACCTTGCGGGCGACCGCACCGAACGGCACCGCATCCTGCACGAGATCCTGCGGCTGGAGCCGGTCGCCTCGACCCTGTGGCGCCGCGCCGAGCAGGACGTGACCCTGGAGCATGGCGGAGTGACCCACCGCATTCCGGCGGGCGCTCGCATGATTCTGGACATCCGCACCGCCAACGCCGACCCGGCGGTGGTCGGCGAGGAACCGCTCACGCTCTGCCCGCACCGCCCCCTGCCGGGCGGCGTGCAGGCCCAGGCCCTGAGCTTCGGGGACGGCGCCCACCGCTGCCCCGGAGCGTTTCTCGCCATCCACGAGAGCGACGTGTTCCTGCACCGCCTGCTGAGCCTGCCGCTGCGCATCGTCGGCACACCGGAACTGACCTTCAACGAGATGCTGATGAGCTACGAGGTGCGCGACTTCACGGTGGAGGTTCAGAGCTGA
- a CDS encoding TetR/AcrR family transcriptional regulator: MPEATPTPPADLRVRRTRRLLTQALIDLSAERPLETITVRDLTERAEVGYATFFRHYASLEELLRGAVDDLRTELFGLLPPLVGDAPEQAGALVFRHVQAQPDLYRLLLSAHPSHGLLDRILEIGVEGLLDTFEARPDARVPVEVAAHHFIRSFLNLIDWWLRHGQPHSPERMGEIYRELILRPTEAAALRPRLSPSTRRSPRDTA, translated from the coding sequence ATGCCTGAAGCCACGCCGACCCCTCCCGCCGACCTGCGCGTGCGGCGGACCCGCCGCCTGCTGACCCAGGCCCTGATCGACCTGAGTGCCGAACGGCCCCTGGAAACCATCACGGTGCGCGACCTGACCGAGCGGGCTGAGGTCGGCTATGCCACCTTCTTCCGGCATTACGCGAGTCTTGAGGAACTGCTGCGCGGCGCGGTGGACGACCTGCGCACCGAGCTGTTCGGGCTGTTGCCCCCGCTGGTGGGCGACGCCCCCGAGCAGGCGGGAGCGCTGGTCTTCCGGCATGTTCAGGCCCAGCCGGACCTCTACCGGCTGCTGCTGAGCGCCCACCCCTCGCACGGGTTGCTTGACCGGATTCTCGAGATCGGCGTGGAGGGCCTGCTGGACACCTTCGAGGCGAGGCCAGACGCCCGGGTGCCGGTGGAGGTGGCTGCCCACCACTTCATCCGGTCGTTTCTGAACCTGATCGACTGGTGGCTGCGGCACGGCCAACCCCACAGCCCCGAGCGCATGGGCGAGATCTACCGCGAACTCATCCTGCGCCCCACCGAGGCCGCCGCGCTGCGGCCCCGCCTTTCCCCCAGCACCCGGCGATCACCCCGCGACACGGCCTGA